In Onychostoma macrolepis isolate SWU-2019 chromosome 14, ASM1243209v1, whole genome shotgun sequence, a single window of DNA contains:
- the slc26a2 gene encoding sulfate transporter, whose translation MPIEEVCDSVSAEDDAKKGPDVPCLLEERVKEKVSWKEVLRKKVGKKCSCSSARVKALLIDSIPIVKWLPRYQFKDWIIGDAMSGLIVGVLLVPQSIAYSLLAEQDPIYGLYTSFFASIIYALLGTSRHISVGMFGVLCLLVGQVVDRELTLAGYPSDTNQTTFGNVDNSTGPICDRSCYAVTVAATLTFTAGIYQVLMGLLQVGFVSVYLSDSLLSGFATGASLTILTSQIKYFLGLHLPRVQGWGSLIKTWVSLFKNLGHTNLCDLVTSIICLLVLVPTKELNDRFKAKLKAPIPFELFVVIAATLASHFGRFEETYGSDVAGNIPTGFMPPQLPNWSLIPNIAVDAFSIAIVGFAITVSLSEMFAKKHGYMVDPNQEMYAIGFCNIIPSFFRCFTTSAALTKTLVKESTGCQTQLSGLVTALVLLLVLLVIAPAFYSLQKCVLAVIIVVNLRGALRKFGDIPQMWRVNRVDTIIWLITMATSALVNTELGLLVGVLVSAFCVLGRTQSAQVRQLGQAGDRELFEDLASYKGLQSQPGVAVFRYEAPIYYANQALFKKSLYRNVGLDPLKEKARRRKLDKQRNQKQGGEDQKQELDVSTNVDLLQHNSLHTLVIDCSPVLFLDTAGVNALKEVCKDYEGLGVNVLLAQCNTSVIDSLRRGGYYDPKKGTKEIQFHTLSDAVSYAQSLKSQNGDCDTVV comes from the exons TAAGAAGGGGCCTGATGTTCCTTGCCTTTTAGAAGAGCGTGTAAAAGAGAAAGTGTCCTGGAAGGAAGTGTTGAGAAAGAAGGTGGGAAAAAAGTGTTCCTGCAGTTCTGCTCGAGTCAAAGCCCTTCTCATAGACTCCATCCCAATAGTGAAATGGCTGCCAAGATATCAATTCAAAGACTGGATCATTGGGGATGCCATGTCTGGCCTTATCGTGGGCGTCCTCTTGGTTCCCCAGTCCATCGCCTATTCTTTACTGGCAGAACAAGACCCTATTTATGGTCTCTATACATCTTTCTTTGCCAGCATTATCTACGCCCTACTGGGAACTTCCAGGCACATCTCTGTGGGGATGTTTGGGGTATTGTGTCTTCTGGTGGGACAGGTTGTGGACAGGGAACTTACTCTGGCAGGATATCCATCGGACACCAATCAGACCACCTTTGGAAATGTGGACAACAGCACTGGTCCAATCTGTGACCGAAGCTGCTATGCCGTCACGGTGGCAGCAACACTAACTTTCACAGCAGGGATCTACCAG GTGTTGATGGGTCTCCTACAGGTTGGCTTTGTCTCTGTCTACCTCTCGGACTCTCTGTTGAGCGGTTTCGCAACTGGTGCCTCTCTCACAATCCTCACATCCCAGATAAAGTACTTTCTGGGCCTTCACCTTCCTCGTGTCCAAGGCTGGGGTTCACTCATAAAAACCTGGGTCAGTCTTTTCAAGAATCTGGGTCATACCAACCTCTGTGACCTCGTAACCAGCATTATCTGCTTGCTTGTGCTTGTACCCACCAAAGAGCTCAACGACCGCTTCAAGGCCAAGCTCAAGGCCCCTATTCCCTTTGAACTCTTTGTGGTCATCGCTGCTACTCTAGCTTCCCACTTTGGACGGTTTGAGGAAACTTATGGCTCGGATGTAGCCGGAAACATTCCCACAGGCTTCATGCCTCCGCAGCTTCCCAACTGGTCTCTCATACCCAATATCGCTGTTGACGCGTTCTCAATCGCCATTGTTGGTTTCGCCATTACCGTGTCTCTGTCTGAGATGTTTGCCAAGAAGCATGGTTACATGGTGGACCCTAACCAGGAGATGTATGCTATTGGTTTCTGTAATATTATTCCTTCCTTCTTCCGCTGTTTCACGACCAGCGCTGCTTTGACCAAGACTCTTGTGAAGGAGTCGACTGGTTGCCAGACTCAGCTCTCGGGGTTGGTGACCGCTCTTGTGCTGCTGCTCGTCCTGCTTGTTATAGCACCTGCCTTCTACTCATTGCAGAA ATGTGTTCTGGCCGTCATCATAGTCGTCAACCTCCGCGGGGCACTGCGAAAGTTTGGGGACATTCCCCAAATGTGGCGTGTCAACCGTGTGGACACTATCATCTGGCTGATTACTATGGCTACATCAGCGCTAGTGAACACTGAGCTAGGTCTGCTAGTTGGAGTCCTGGTCTCTGCGTTCTGTGTGTTAGGTCGAACCCAGTCCGCCCAGGTCCGTCAGCTGGGCCAAGCAGGGGACCGCGAGCTCTTTGAGGACCTTGCGTCCTACAAGGGTCTCCAGAGCCAGCCAGGGGTGGCTGTTTTCCGATACGAGGCTCCCATCTACTATGCCAACCAAGCCCTCTTTAAGAAGTCACTGTACCGTAATGTGGGTCTGGATCCACTTAAAGAGAAGGCCAGGCGCAGGAAACTAGACAAACAGAGGAATCAGAAACAAGGAGGAGAAGACCAAAAGCAAGAGCTAGACGTGTCCACCAATGTGGATCTGCTACAGCACAACAGCTTGCACACATTGGTCATAGACTGCAGTCCAGTGCTGTTTCTGGACACTGCTGGGGTCAATGCTTTGAAAGAGGTATGCAAGGACTACGAGGGGCTGGGAGTCAATGTGCTTTTGGCACAATGCAACACCTCCGTTATTGATTCTTTGCGTAGGGGAGGCTATTATGACCCAAAGAAGGGGACCAAAGAAATACAGTTTCACACTCTTAGTGATGCCGTCTCTTATGCCCAAAGCTTGAAGTCACAAAATGGCGATTGTGACACTGTTGTGTAA